Proteins co-encoded in one Polynucleobacter sp. MWH-UH19D genomic window:
- the ileS gene encoding isoleucine--tRNA ligase translates to MSEKENNYPVNLLDTAFPMRGDLAKREPQWVAQWQKNKLYEKIRAAHAGQPKFILHDGPPYANGDIHIGHAVNKILKDMIVKSRWLMGFDSAYVPGWDCHGMPIEIQIEKQFGKNLPTAEVQAKARAYAQVQVDKQKKDFERLGVLGDWNNPYLTMNYRNEADEIRALGKIWEKGYVFRGLKPVNWCFDCGSALAEAEVEYQDKTDPTVDVGFAFDDAQRPQLAKAFGLSELPNKPGQIVIWTTTPWTIPANQAMNVHPELTYALVDVGDKLLILAKDRVETCLQEYGLEGKVIATCLGEKLANISFWHPLASLHEGYKRLSPIYVADYVTLDTGTGIVHSAPAYGEEDFKSCKANGLVDKDILNPVMGNGVYASWLPLFANEYIWKANPKIVEAMREAGSLLRDKTYTHSYMHCWRHKSPIIYRATSQWFASMDKKPSDGKSSLRETALAGIDNTDFFPAWGKQRLHSMIANRPDWTLSRQRQWGVPMAFFVHKETGDPHPRTVELLEEIAKRVEKGGIEAWQKLEVSELLGDEATQYEKNRDTLDVWFDSGTTHWHVIRGSHRDELLTSEAETPAGRLADLYLEGSDQHRGWFHSSLLTGAMLDGKPPYKALLTHGFTVDGQGRKMSKSVGNVIAPQQVADKLGAEIIRLWVASTDYSGEMTISDEILKRVTESYRRIRNTLRFLLANLSDFDPAKHAMPTDQWLEIDRYAVALANQLQGDIEAHYKAYEFHPAVARMLTFCSEDLGGFYLDILKDRLYTSAPDSADRRAAQNALFHITRNLLKWLSPFLSFTAEEAWQDLPKDPSKKLSESIFMEEFTAFPDIANSEELLGKWSRIREIRSEVTKAIEVEREAGNVGSSLQAELTIKLGDVDFAILHSLENDLRFVTITSSANIQLSNNGLEVLVRGSQYKKCARCWHHTNDVGDNPDHPDLCGRCISNLFGSGDHRLFA, encoded by the coding sequence ATGTCTGAAAAAGAAAATAACTATCCAGTCAATTTGCTCGATACCGCATTTCCTATGCGAGGCGATCTAGCCAAACGCGAACCACAATGGGTTGCGCAATGGCAAAAAAATAAGCTCTACGAAAAGATTCGTGCGGCGCACGCAGGTCAACCGAAATTCATCTTGCATGATGGCCCTCCTTATGCGAATGGCGATATTCATATTGGTCATGCGGTGAATAAGATTCTGAAAGACATGATTGTGAAATCCCGCTGGTTAATGGGATTTGATTCTGCTTATGTGCCTGGTTGGGATTGTCATGGTATGCCAATCGAGATTCAAATTGAAAAGCAGTTTGGCAAGAATCTACCTACTGCAGAGGTTCAGGCCAAAGCCCGCGCTTATGCTCAAGTGCAAGTGGATAAGCAAAAGAAGGATTTCGAACGCTTAGGGGTATTGGGTGATTGGAATAACCCCTATCTCACCATGAACTACCGCAACGAAGCCGATGAAATTCGTGCGCTTGGCAAGATCTGGGAAAAAGGTTACGTGTTCCGTGGATTAAAACCAGTGAACTGGTGCTTTGATTGCGGCTCTGCACTTGCCGAAGCTGAGGTGGAATACCAAGATAAAACGGATCCAACAGTTGATGTAGGTTTCGCATTTGATGATGCGCAGCGTCCGCAACTTGCCAAAGCATTTGGCTTATCCGAACTACCCAATAAGCCCGGTCAGATTGTGATCTGGACAACAACACCATGGACTATTCCCGCAAACCAGGCCATGAACGTGCACCCCGAGTTAACTTATGCACTGGTTGATGTAGGTGACAAGTTATTAATTCTTGCAAAAGATCGTGTTGAAACCTGCTTGCAAGAATATGGTCTCGAAGGCAAAGTAATTGCTACTTGCCTTGGTGAGAAGCTCGCAAACATTTCTTTCTGGCATCCCCTTGCTTCTTTGCACGAAGGCTATAAACGCCTTTCTCCAATTTATGTGGCCGACTATGTCACGCTTGATACCGGCACAGGTATTGTTCACTCCGCGCCCGCATATGGCGAAGAGGACTTTAAGTCTTGCAAAGCTAATGGGCTAGTGGATAAAGACATTTTGAACCCTGTCATGGGAAATGGCGTATATGCATCTTGGCTACCACTTTTTGCAAATGAATATATCTGGAAAGCAAATCCAAAAATCGTAGAGGCAATGCGTGAAGCGGGTAGCTTATTGCGTGATAAGACTTATACCCACTCGTATATGCATTGCTGGCGTCATAAGTCACCGATCATTTATCGTGCAACCTCACAGTGGTTTGCCAGCATGGATAAAAAGCCATCCGATGGTAAATCTAGTTTGCGTGAAACCGCTTTAGCCGGTATCGACAACACAGACTTCTTCCCAGCTTGGGGCAAACAACGCTTGCACAGCATGATCGCCAATCGCCCAGATTGGACGCTCTCACGTCAGCGTCAATGGGGTGTACCCATGGCTTTCTTTGTTCATAAAGAAACTGGGGATCCACATCCACGCACTGTCGAGTTACTCGAAGAGATTGCAAAGCGAGTAGAAAAAGGTGGTATCGAAGCTTGGCAAAAACTTGAGGTTTCTGAACTACTCGGTGATGAGGCTACCCAATATGAGAAGAATCGCGACACATTAGATGTGTGGTTTGATTCAGGCACAACACACTGGCATGTGATTCGTGGATCACATCGCGATGAACTACTCACATCAGAAGCAGAAACCCCTGCTGGGCGCCTTGCTGATCTCTATCTTGAAGGCTCTGACCAGCATCGTGGTTGGTTCCACTCATCATTACTCACTGGCGCGATGCTCGATGGCAAACCGCCATACAAGGCGCTCTTAACCCACGGTTTCACAGTGGATGGTCAGGGTCGCAAAATGAGTAAATCCGTGGGCAACGTCATTGCGCCACAGCAAGTGGCAGACAAACTCGGCGCAGAAATTATTCGTTTATGGGTTGCTTCCACAGATTACTCGGGTGAAATGACAATCTCCGATGAAATTCTGAAACGCGTTACTGAAAGCTATCGCCGTATTCGCAATACTTTGCGCTTCTTACTTGCCAATCTCTCTGATTTTGATCCCGCTAAGCACGCGATGCCTACTGATCAATGGCTAGAAATTGATCGCTATGCTGTCGCACTAGCTAACCAATTACAGGGTGATATTGAGGCACATTACAAAGCTTATGAATTCCATCCTGCAGTCGCGCGCATGCTCACCTTTTGCTCGGAAGATTTGGGTGGTTTTTATTTAGATATTCTGAAAGATCGCCTCTACACTAGTGCACCTGATTCAGCAGACCGTAGAGCCGCGCAAAATGCGCTGTTCCACATCACTCGCAATCTCTTAAAGTGGCTCTCTCCGTTTCTTTCGTTCACTGCAGAAGAAGCCTGGCAAGATCTCCCCAAAGATCCTAGCAAGAAACTATCTGAATCCATCTTCATGGAAGAATTTACCGCTTTTCCTGATATAGCCAACTCAGAAGAGTTGCTTGGTAAATGGAGTCGTATTCGTGAGATTCGCTCAGAAGTGACTAAAGCGATTGAGGTTGAGCGTGAAGCAGGCAATGTAGGCTCCTCGCTTCAGGCCGAACTCACGATTAAGCTTGGTGACGTTGACTTTGCCATCTTGCATTCACTAGAAAATGACTTGCGTTTTGTCACCATCACTTCAAGCGCTAACATTCAACTCAGTAATAATGGCCTAGAAGTGCTAGTTCGAGGCAGTCAATATAAAAAATGTGCTCGGTGCTGGCATCACACAAACGATGTTGGGGACAACCCAGATCACCCTGACCTCTGCGGCCGCTGCATAAGCAATCTTTTTGGTAGCGGTGATCATCGCCTTTTCGCTTGA
- the lspA gene encoding signal peptidase II, which produces MNHKKISFLTCLVIATITLLLDQASKWLALSQLQQGIPVPVMPFFNWLLLFNPGAAFSFLAQSSGWQRWFFTALGLLACIYIVYMLRKHQEERALCIALSLILGGAAGNILDRLMYGAVVDFIDLYYANWHWPAFNLADSAICIGAALMIASEVRKSFGKSPQSQ; this is translated from the coding sequence ATGAACCATAAAAAGATTTCATTTTTAACTTGCTTGGTCATTGCCACCATCACGCTGCTTTTAGACCAAGCAAGTAAATGGCTTGCCTTAAGTCAATTACAGCAAGGAATCCCAGTACCAGTTATGCCTTTTTTTAATTGGCTACTACTTTTTAACCCTGGCGCTGCGTTTTCATTTTTAGCGCAAAGCTCTGGTTGGCAACGTTGGTTTTTTACTGCTCTTGGCTTGCTTGCCTGTATTTATATCGTCTATATGTTGCGCAAACATCAAGAAGAGCGAGCGCTTTGCATCGCACTAAGCCTCATTCTAGGAGGAGCTGCCGGCAATATTCTAGATCGCCTGATGTATGGCGCTGTTGTTGACTTTATTGATCTGTACTATGCCAACTGGCATTGGCCAGCCTTTAATCTAGCCGATAGCGCAATTTGTATCGGCGCTGCCTTGATGATTGCTAGCGAAGTGCGCAAGTCATTTGGCAAATCTCCTCAATCCCAGTAA
- the coaBC gene encoding bifunctional phosphopantothenoylcysteine decarboxylase/phosphopantothenate--cysteine ligase CoaBC: MQSLLNKKIVLGISGGIAAYKTPELARLLMQEGASVQVIMTDAAQQFVTPVTMQALTGNPVYTSQWDNSISNNMAHIELSRAADAIVIVPGSADLMAKLSLGLADDLLSTLCLARDCPLLIAPAMNKQMWEHAATQRSVERLSKDGVTLLGPASGFQACGEVGMGRMLEPSEIAEQVIAFFQKKTLLGKKVLITAGPTFEAIDPVRGITNHSSGKMGFAIARAALEAGAQVHLIAGPCHLPTPLEVTGLITRTNVVSAKEMHAATLAASDCDIFFAVAAVADWGIAKPAKEKIKRNGKEVPNIEFVANPDILLDVAKTAKTKGGKPHPYCVGFAAESTNLEKHADEKRKRKGIPMIVGNIGPDTFGSDLNQLLVIDAGGSKKIAKAEKLQLARQLIGLVAKKI; this comes from the coding sequence ATGCAATCCCTTTTAAACAAAAAAATCGTTCTCGGCATCTCTGGTGGTATTGCTGCCTACAAGACACCCGAACTTGCTCGCTTACTGATGCAAGAAGGCGCATCTGTGCAAGTCATCATGACGGATGCCGCCCAGCAGTTTGTAACACCAGTGACGATGCAAGCCCTAACCGGCAACCCGGTTTACACCAGCCAGTGGGATAACAGCATCAGCAATAACATGGCGCATATTGAGCTGTCTCGCGCAGCCGATGCTATTGTGATTGTCCCAGGTAGTGCCGATCTGATGGCAAAGCTATCTCTGGGATTGGCAGATGATTTATTAAGCACTCTTTGCCTCGCTAGAGACTGCCCCCTCCTGATAGCCCCTGCCATGAATAAGCAAATGTGGGAGCACGCAGCTACCCAAAGAAGCGTGGAGCGATTAAGCAAAGACGGCGTAACACTACTTGGCCCAGCAAGCGGATTTCAGGCTTGTGGTGAAGTGGGTATGGGTCGCATGCTAGAGCCTTCAGAGATAGCTGAGCAGGTTATTGCATTCTTCCAGAAAAAAACTTTGCTGGGCAAAAAAGTATTGATTACCGCTGGACCAACATTCGAGGCAATTGATCCAGTTCGCGGCATCACCAATCACAGCTCTGGAAAAATGGGTTTTGCAATTGCTAGGGCTGCATTAGAGGCTGGCGCCCAAGTACATTTAATTGCGGGTCCTTGCCATTTGCCAACACCACTTGAAGTAACTGGTTTGATTACTCGCACTAATGTCGTTAGCGCAAAAGAAATGCACGCTGCCACACTTGCTGCTAGCGATTGCGACATCTTTTTTGCAGTAGCTGCCGTTGCTGACTGGGGCATTGCCAAACCCGCCAAAGAAAAAATCAAACGTAATGGCAAAGAAGTGCCCAACATTGAATTTGTAGCTAACCCCGATATTCTGTTGGATGTTGCCAAAACGGCAAAAACCAAGGGCGGTAAACCTCATCCTTATTGCGTCGGCTTTGCCGCTGAATCCACGAATCTTGAGAAGCATGCTGATGAGAAACGTAAGCGCAAAGGCATTCCGATGATCGTAGGCAATATTGGCCCCGATACATTTGGCAGCGATTTAAATCAATTGCTTGTCATAGATGCTGGTGGCAGTAAAAAAATTGCCAAAGCAGAAAAGCTGCAGCTTGCACGTCAACTCATTGGGCTAGTGGCCAAGAAAATTTAA
- the dut gene encoding dUTP diphosphatase produces the protein MQSLQVKILDERMRDQLPTYGTPGSAGLDLRACIDETIEITPGQTVLIPTGLAIYVEDPRYAAFILPRSGLGHKHGIVLGNLVGLIDSDYQGQLMVSTWNRGSTPFKLEPMERLAQLVVMPVQQVELKVVEEFTESSRGAGGFGSTGRG, from the coding sequence ATGCAATCTTTACAAGTCAAAATTCTTGATGAACGTATGCGCGATCAATTGCCAACTTATGGCACTCCCGGTAGCGCTGGATTAGATTTACGCGCCTGTATTGATGAAACGATTGAAATTACCCCAGGTCAAACAGTATTAATTCCAACGGGGCTAGCAATTTATGTTGAGGATCCACGTTATGCAGCATTTATTCTCCCACGCTCAGGCCTTGGTCATAAGCATGGGATTGTGCTGGGTAATTTAGTTGGTCTAATCGACTCCGACTATCAAGGTCAGCTTATGGTGAGCACGTGGAATCGTGGCTCCACCCCATTCAAGCTCGAACCCATGGAGCGACTTGCCCAACTTGTGGTTATGCCAGTGCAACAGGTTGAACTCAAAGTCGTTGAAGAATTTACTGAAAGCAGTCGGGGCGCAGGGGGCTTTGGAAGTACTGGCCGCGGTTAA
- the clpA gene encoding ATP-dependent Clp protease ATP-binding subunit ClpA: protein MIAQELEVSLHMAFVDARASRHEFITVEHLLAALLDNATAVEVLKACAVNIAELRAQLKNFINDNTPVVPGNDEVDTQPTLGFQRVIQRAIMHVQSTSNGKKEVTGANVLVAIFGEKDSHAVYFLQQQGVTRLDAVNFISHGVRKDQAEQVKPVESTQDAEESAASGKESPLDQYTQNLNAMARQGKIDPLIGRESEVERVIQVLCRRRKNNPLLVGEAGVGKTAIAEGLAWRIVKGDVPEVLANATVYSLDMGALLAGTKYRGDFEQRLKSVLKSLKDHAHGILFIDEIHTLIGAGAASGGTLDASNLLKPALSNGQLKCIGATTFTEYRGIFEKDAALSRRFQKVDVVEPTVDQTVQILRGLKSRFEEHHSVKYSAGALVAAAELSSRYINDRHLPDKAIDVIDEAGAAQRILPKSKQKKTIGRPEIEEIVAKIARIPPQSVTVDDRSKLQTLDRDIKSVVFGQDPAIEALASAIKMTRAGLGKIDRPIGSFLFSGPTGVGKTEVAKQLAFILGIELLRFDMSEYMERHAVSRLIGAPPGYVGFDQGGLLTEAVSKKPHCVLLLDEIEKAHPDIFNILLQVMDHGTLTDNNGRKTDFRNVIIIMTTNAGAEAMQKSTIGFTNARESGDEMADIKKFFTPEFRNRLDAIVSFKALDETIIMRVVDKFLMQLEEQLHEKKVDATFSPALRAHLAKHGFDPLMGARPMQRIIQDTVRKALADELLFGKLAQGGHVDVDIDADGKVTLSFDVPKLPGKTAKVDIAPAEEI from the coding sequence ATGATTGCTCAAGAACTAGAAGTAAGTCTGCATATGGCGTTTGTTGACGCCCGTGCGTCCAGACATGAGTTCATTACGGTGGAGCATTTGCTTGCAGCCTTGCTAGATAACGCTACTGCGGTTGAGGTGCTTAAAGCTTGCGCAGTCAATATTGCCGAGCTGCGTGCCCAGTTAAAAAACTTTATTAATGACAACACTCCTGTTGTGCCAGGTAATGATGAAGTAGATACGCAGCCTACTTTGGGTTTTCAGCGTGTTATTCAGCGTGCGATCATGCATGTTCAGTCCACTTCAAATGGAAAAAAAGAAGTCACTGGCGCTAATGTGTTGGTTGCGATTTTTGGTGAGAAAGATTCGCATGCCGTGTATTTCTTGCAGCAGCAGGGGGTTACCCGTTTAGATGCGGTGAACTTTATTAGCCATGGTGTGCGTAAAGATCAAGCTGAGCAAGTTAAGCCAGTGGAATCTACGCAAGATGCCGAAGAGTCTGCAGCCTCTGGCAAAGAAAGCCCACTTGATCAATACACTCAAAACCTCAATGCCATGGCTCGCCAAGGCAAGATTGATCCACTGATTGGTCGTGAGAGTGAGGTAGAGCGTGTCATTCAGGTGCTATGCCGCCGTCGTAAAAATAACCCGTTATTGGTAGGCGAGGCTGGCGTAGGTAAGACTGCAATCGCCGAAGGCTTGGCTTGGAGAATCGTGAAAGGGGATGTGCCAGAGGTTTTGGCGAACGCAACAGTCTATTCATTAGATATGGGCGCCTTGCTCGCGGGAACTAAATATCGTGGTGATTTTGAGCAGCGACTCAAAAGCGTTCTGAAGTCTTTAAAAGATCATGCTCATGGCATTTTATTTATTGATGAGATTCATACATTGATTGGCGCTGGCGCCGCTTCAGGCGGCACTTTGGATGCCAGCAATTTGTTAAAGCCTGCTTTGTCTAATGGCCAATTGAAGTGCATTGGCGCAACCACTTTTACTGAGTATCGCGGCATCTTCGAAAAGGATGCTGCTCTATCCCGTCGTTTCCAAAAAGTAGATGTGGTTGAGCCGACCGTAGATCAGACTGTGCAAATTCTGCGTGGCCTCAAATCTCGTTTTGAAGAGCATCATAGTGTCAAGTACTCTGCTGGTGCTTTAGTGGCTGCTGCGGAACTTTCTTCTCGCTACATTAATGATCGTCATTTGCCTGATAAGGCGATCGATGTGATTGATGAAGCTGGTGCAGCGCAACGTATTTTGCCTAAGTCAAAACAGAAGAAGACGATTGGCCGTCCCGAGATTGAGGAGATTGTTGCCAAGATTGCACGCATTCCGCCGCAATCCGTTACGGTTGATGATCGTAGTAAGTTGCAGACCCTTGATCGCGATATTAAGAGCGTGGTATTTGGTCAAGATCCAGCGATTGAGGCTTTGGCAAGTGCTATTAAGATGACGCGTGCTGGTCTCGGTAAGATCGATCGTCCGATTGGCTCTTTCTTATTCTCCGGGCCAACTGGTGTTGGTAAGACTGAAGTCGCTAAGCAATTAGCCTTTATCTTGGGTATTGAACTTTTGCGTTTTGATATGTCGGAGTACATGGAGCGTCACGCAGTAAGCCGTCTGATCGGCGCGCCTCCTGGATACGTTGGTTTTGATCAGGGTGGCTTATTGACCGAGGCGGTCAGTAAAAAGCCTCATTGCGTATTGCTCTTGGATGAGATTGAAAAAGCGCACCCAGATATCTTTAATATTCTGCTGCAGGTAATGGATCACGGAACCTTAACCGATAACAACGGCCGCAAGACAGACTTCCGCAACGTGATCATCATTATGACCACCAATGCAGGTGCTGAAGCAATGCAGAAGTCAACCATTGGCTTTACCAACGCTCGCGAATCTGGTGATGAGATGGCGGATATTAAGAAGTTCTTCACGCCTGAGTTCCGCAATCGCTTGGATGCCATTGTGTCATTCAAGGCGCTCGACGAAACCATCATCATGCGTGTGGTTGACAAGTTCTTGATGCAATTAGAAGAGCAACTTCATGAGAAGAAAGTGGATGCTACATTTAGCCCTGCTTTGCGAGCACACTTAGCTAAGCATGGTTTTGATCCATTGATGGGCGCACGTCCAATGCAACGCATTATTCAGGATACTGTTCGCAAAGCCTTGGCTGACGAGTTGCTGTTTGGAAAGTTAGCACAGGGCGGGCATGTAGATGTGGATATTGATGCCGATGGTAAAGTGACCCTTAGTTTTGATGTGCCAAAATTACCAGGCAAAACCGCCAAGGTTGATATTGCACCCGCGGAAGAAATTTAA
- the clpS gene encoding ATP-dependent Clp protease adapter ClpS, producing MPANPHVEDTLLLEKQVEQVKVPSMYKVLLLNDDYTPMEFVVMIIQEYFNKDHETATRIMLQVHLVGKGVCGVFTRDVAATKVHQVIELSREAGHPLQCTMEEA from the coding sequence ATCCCTGCTAATCCCCATGTTGAGGATACCCTTTTGCTCGAAAAGCAAGTCGAGCAAGTTAAGGTTCCTTCAATGTATAAAGTTTTATTGCTGAATGATGATTACACCCCAATGGAATTTGTGGTGATGATTATTCAGGAGTATTTTAATAAGGATCATGAGACTGCAACACGCATCATGTTGCAAGTACATTTAGTTGGTAAGGGTGTATGCGGCGTATTTACTCGCGATGTTGCTGCCACTAAAGTACATCAAGTAATCGAATTATCACGTGAAGCTGGTCACCCACTACAGTGCACTATGGAGGAAGCATGA
- a CDS encoding cold-shock protein produces the protein MATGIVKWFNDAKGFGFIKPDDGEEELFAHFSAITMPGFKTLKENQKVTFDITQGPKGKQATNIQAA, from the coding sequence ATGGCGACCGGAATTGTTAAGTGGTTCAATGATGCAAAAGGTTTTGGCTTTATCAAACCGGATGATGGTGAAGAAGAGTTGTTCGCGCATTTCAGCGCAATTACTATGCCTGGGTTCAAGACCCTCAAGGAAAACCAAAAGGTAACTTTTGATATTACCCAAGGTCCTAAAGGCAAACAAGCTACAAATATCCAAGCGGCTTAA
- a CDS encoding DUF192 domain-containing protein: MFTKVKLIKLFISSVLLCSANVWAQLNVGLPTVELKAGIYRIQAELADTPKSREIGLMNRTSMPTNSGMLFMFEQKAGHCFWMNNTKIPLSIAFIADDGKIVNIEEMQAETTNNHCPKAAVRYALEMNKQWFSDRVIVPGSVITRLPRK; the protein is encoded by the coding sequence ATGTTTACAAAAGTAAAACTCATAAAGCTTTTTATTTCTAGCGTTCTGCTTTGTTCCGCAAATGTTTGGGCGCAGCTCAACGTGGGGCTGCCAACTGTTGAACTGAAAGCAGGCATCTATCGCATTCAAGCAGAGCTTGCAGATACTCCCAAGAGTAGAGAAATTGGTCTTATGAATCGTACCAGCATGCCAACGAACTCCGGCATGCTATTTATGTTTGAGCAAAAAGCAGGTCATTGCTTCTGGATGAACAATACCAAGATTCCACTATCGATCGCTTTTATTGCTGACGATGGCAAGATCGTGAACATCGAAGAGATGCAGGCCGAAACAACTAATAATCATTGCCCCAAAGCTGCAGTGCGCTACGCCCTAGAGATGAACAAGCAATGGTTCTCTGATCGAGTGATCGTTCCTGGAAGTGTCATTACTCGACTACCTAGAAAGTAA
- a CDS encoding pyrimidine/purine nucleoside phosphorylase, translating to MQFDQVSVGKKANVFFDGKCVSHTVTMPNGVRKSVGVVLPSTLRFDLSTKEVMEVVDGTAFVSINGAPEQEFKAGQSWEVQKGGYFIIRAEQPVHYVCHFE from the coding sequence ATGCAATTTGATCAAGTTTCCGTTGGTAAGAAAGCCAATGTATTTTTTGATGGCAAGTGCGTGTCACATACTGTCACGATGCCTAATGGCGTACGTAAATCTGTGGGCGTTGTATTGCCAAGCACCTTGCGTTTTGACCTCAGCACTAAAGAGGTGATGGAAGTGGTTGATGGCACTGCATTTGTGAGTATCAATGGCGCCCCCGAGCAAGAGTTCAAGGCTGGACAAAGCTGGGAAGTGCAAAAAGGCGGTTACTTCATCATCCGCGCTGAACAGCCTGTGCATTATGTTTGTCATTTTGAGTAA
- a CDS encoding argininosuccinate synthase, which yields MSDIKKAVLAYSGGLDTSVILKWLQDTYGCEIVTFTADLGQGEELEPARAKALQFGIKPENIFIDDLREEFVRDFVFPMFRANTIYEGEYLLGTSIARPLIAKRQIEIARLTGADSVSHGATGKGNDQVRFELGYYALEPGIKVIAPWREWDLLSREKLMAYAEKHGIPVEMKHKQGGSPYSMDANLLHISYEGRHLEDPNAEAEESMWRWTVSPEKAPDAPEIIEIEFKSGDPVAINGKAYKPHELLAELNRLGGKHGIGRLDLVENRFVGMKSRGCYETPGGTILLKAHRGIESITLDREVAHLKDDLMPRYASLIYNGLWWSPERIALQTLIDHTQQMVNGVVRLKLYKGSVSVISRDSANTLFDQTIATFDDDGGAYNQADAGGFIKLNALRMRIAETAKRKRTKK from the coding sequence ATGTCTGATATTAAAAAAGCCGTACTAGCCTATTCAGGTGGACTCGACACGAGTGTGATCTTGAAGTGGCTTCAAGATACTTATGGTTGTGAAATCGTTACTTTCACTGCTGATTTGGGTCAGGGTGAAGAGTTAGAGCCTGCTCGTGCTAAAGCACTCCAATTTGGCATCAAGCCAGAAAATATCTTTATCGATGACTTGCGTGAAGAGTTTGTACGGGACTTTGTATTCCCCATGTTTCGTGCCAATACGATTTATGAGGGCGAATATTTACTCGGCACTTCGATCGCTCGCCCATTAATTGCAAAGCGTCAAATTGAAATTGCGCGCTTAACTGGCGCGGACTCTGTATCTCATGGTGCTACCGGCAAGGGTAATGATCAGGTTCGCTTTGAATTAGGCTACTACGCGCTTGAGCCAGGAATTAAAGTTATTGCTCCATGGCGTGAGTGGGATCTTCTTTCTCGCGAGAAGTTGATGGCCTACGCCGAAAAGCATGGCATTCCAGTAGAGATGAAGCATAAGCAAGGTGGCTCGCCATATTCCATGGATGCCAACTTATTGCACATCAGTTATGAAGGTCGTCACTTAGAAGATCCAAATGCTGAGGCTGAAGAATCCATGTGGCGCTGGACTGTTTCTCCTGAAAAGGCTCCAGATGCCCCTGAAATTATTGAAATTGAATTTAAATCCGGTGATCCGGTTGCGATTAACGGCAAGGCATATAAGCCACATGAATTATTGGCTGAACTGAATCGCCTAGGCGGTAAGCATGGTATCGGTCGTCTCGATTTAGTAGAAAACCGTTTTGTCGGCATGAAGAGCCGTGGCTGTTATGAAACTCCTGGCGGCACAATTTTGCTCAAAGCCCATCGTGGCATTGAGAGTATTACGCTAGATCGTGAAGTAGCACACTTAAAAGATGATCTCATGCCGCGTTATGCAAGTCTGATCTATAACGGCTTGTGGTGGTCTCCAGAGCGCATTGCTTTGCAAACTTTAATTGACCATACACAACAGATGGTAAACGGCGTAGTGCGTTTGAAACTCTACAAGGGTTCTGTGTCTGTGATTTCACGCGACTCAGCCAATACTTTGTTTGATCAAACTATCGCAACCTTTGATGATGACGGTGGTGCTTATAACCAAGCTGATGCTGGCGGCTTCATCAAACTCAATGCGCTGCGTATGCGTATTGCTGAGACTGCAAAACGTAAGCGTACTAAGAAATAA